In the Chloroflexota bacterium genome, one interval contains:
- the ilvD gene encoding dihydroxy-acid dehydratase has product MTTTKHDVKHMSRIVTDGPHRAPARAMLRAVGMNDDDMDRAFIAVANLASDVTPCNVHLDRVAQACKEGVRRANGFPFLFGTITVSDGISMGTEGMKASLVSREVIADSIETVCFGESMDGLIAVAACDKNMPGSLMAMARLNIPSIFVYGGAILPGNYLGKDINIQDMFEAVGSWSKGNLTVEELFAMERIACPGEGACAGMFTANTMSSAIEAMGMSLPGAASVPAVDPKNEGIAHQAAAAVYNMLDLGIKPRDIMTKDAFENAIMVVLAMGGSTNAVLHLLAIAHEAKVDLKIDDFDRLSRVTPYLTDLRPAGRFVMSDLDRVGGVPVVMRELLNAGMLHPDVMTCTGKTVAENLDDLDIPAADGDVVHAVSDARSPTGGLVILRGNLSPEGSVMKVSGTKHLQHRGPARVYDGERATFEAVTRGEINAGDVVVIRYEGPRGGPGMQEMLAVTGAIMGAGLGNDVLLLTDGRFSGATHGPMIGHVAPEAAVGGPIALVQEGDIIHLDVESRDLSVEISDEEMARRRAAWQPRPIPYEVGVMAKYAKLVGTASQGAVTS; this is encoded by the coding sequence ATGACCACCACCAAGCACGACGTGAAGCACATGAGCCGCATCGTCACGGACGGCCCGCACCGCGCGCCCGCCCGGGCGATGCTCCGCGCCGTCGGCATGAACGACGACGACATGGACCGCGCGTTTATCGCTGTCGCCAACCTCGCCAGTGACGTCACACCCTGCAACGTCCACCTCGACCGCGTTGCCCAGGCCTGCAAGGAGGGCGTCCGGCGCGCCAACGGCTTCCCCTTCCTCTTCGGCACCATCACCGTCTCAGACGGCATATCCATGGGTACAGAGGGCATGAAGGCCTCCCTCGTCAGCCGCGAGGTCATCGCGGACTCCATCGAGACCGTCTGCTTCGGCGAGAGCATGGACGGCCTCATCGCCGTTGCCGCCTGCGACAAGAACATGCCAGGCTCGCTGATGGCGATGGCCCGCCTCAACATCCCCTCGATCTTCGTTTACGGCGGCGCCATCCTGCCCGGCAATTACCTCGGCAAGGACATCAACATCCAGGACATGTTTGAGGCCGTGGGGTCCTGGTCCAAGGGCAACCTCACGGTGGAGGAGCTCTTTGCCATGGAGCGCATCGCTTGCCCCGGCGAGGGCGCCTGCGCCGGCATGTTCACCGCCAACACCATGTCCTCCGCCATCGAGGCCATGGGCATGTCCCTCCCCGGCGCGGCGTCAGTGCCCGCCGTCGACCCCAAGAACGAGGGCATCGCCCACCAGGCCGCCGCAGCCGTCTACAACATGCTCGATCTCGGCATCAAGCCCCGCGACATCATGACCAAGGATGCCTTCGAGAACGCCATCATGGTCGTCCTCGCCATGGGCGGCTCCACCAACGCCGTCCTCCACCTCCTCGCCATCGCCCACGAGGCCAAGGTCGACCTGAAGATCGACGACTTCGACCGCCTCAGCCGCGTGACCCCCTACCTCACCGACCTCCGGCCCGCCGGGCGCTTCGTTATGTCCGACCTCGACAGAGTCGGCGGCGTGCCAGTCGTCATGCGAGAGCTCCTGAACGCCGGCATGCTCCACCCCGACGTCATGACCTGCACCGGCAAGACCGTCGCCGAGAACCTTGACGACCTCGACATCCCTGCCGCAGACGGCGACGTGGTCCACGCGGTCTCCGACGCACGCTCGCCCACCGGCGGGCTCGTCATCCTGCGCGGCAACCTCTCGCCCGAGGGCTCCGTGATGAAGGTGTCGGGCACCAAGCACCTGCAGCACCGCGGCCCCGCCCGCGTCTACGACGGCGAGCGCGCCACCTTCGAGGCCGTCACCCGCGGCGAGATCAACGCCGGCGACGTCGTCGTCATCCGCTACGAGGGCCCCAGGGGCGGCCCCGGCATGCAGGAAATGCTGGCCGTCACCGGCGCCATCATGGGCGCGGGCCTCGGCAACGACGTCCTGCTCCTGACCGACGGCCGTTTCTCCGGCGCCACCCACGGCCCGATGATCGGCCACGTCGCCCCCGAGGCCGCGGTCGGCGGCCCCATCGCGCTCGTGCAGGAGGGCGACATAATCCACCTCGACGTGGAGAGCCGCGACCTCAGCGTGGAGATCTCGGACGAGGAGATGGCCCGCCGCCGCGCCGCGTGGCAGCCGCGCCCCATCCCCTACGAGGTCGGCGTCATGGCCAAGTACGCCAAGCTCGTCGGCACAGCGTCCCAGGGCGCTGTCACCAGCTAA
- a CDS encoding OsmC family protein, with amino-acid sequence MYAERKGWALGEVTVEVSMEHDAAKGTSGSVVRKRVHVTGDIDEGQRERLHRIGDRCPVQRMLEGGLQVDSALEAG; translated from the coding sequence CTGTATGCCGAACGCAAGGGCTGGGCGCTGGGTGAGGTGACCGTGGAGGTGTCCATGGAGCACGACGCCGCCAAGGGCACATCGGGCTCAGTCGTGCGCAAGCGCGTGCACGTTACCGGCGACATCGATGAGGGGCAGCGCGAGCGGCTGCACCGCATCGGCGACCGGTGCCCGGTGCAGCGCATGCTGGAGGGCGGGCTGCAGGTGGATTCGGCGCTGGAGGCGGGGTAG
- the arsM gene encoding arsenite methyltransferase — translation MKSPIELKVVVSQSYADRLREAVEGDAACCAGDAESLAAYPAEALEKLPGSVVTFGCGNPVALAGMRPGETVLDLGSGAGLDCFLAAEQVGEQGAVIGVDFTQDMIDKATENAAKLGLGNVTFKHGDIEALPLEDAIVDVVMSNCVINLAPDKDAVFREAFRVLRPGGRLVVSDMVLTRPVTEDEMNDMALLSGCISGSLPDTEYADTVRRAGFAEVTLEGSPPGGDGWDGQFWYSATISGVKRQA, via the coding sequence ATGAAGTCACCAATTGAACTCAAGGTAGTTGTGTCGCAGTCGTACGCAGACCGGCTTCGTGAGGCGGTCGAGGGAGACGCGGCCTGCTGTGCCGGCGACGCCGAGTCGCTGGCGGCATACCCTGCCGAGGCGCTGGAGAAGCTGCCGGGGAGCGTCGTGACCTTCGGGTGCGGCAACCCCGTCGCGCTGGCGGGCATGCGGCCGGGCGAAACGGTGCTGGACCTGGGCAGCGGCGCGGGACTCGACTGCTTCCTGGCGGCGGAGCAGGTGGGCGAGCAGGGCGCGGTCATCGGCGTGGACTTCACGCAGGACATGATCGACAAGGCGACGGAGAACGCCGCGAAGCTCGGACTCGGCAACGTGACGTTCAAGCATGGGGACATCGAGGCGCTGCCGCTGGAGGACGCGATTGTCGACGTGGTGATGTCCAACTGCGTGATCAACCTCGCGCCGGACAAGGACGCCGTTTTCCGCGAGGCCTTCCGCGTGCTTCGGCCCGGCGGGCGTCTGGTGGTGTCGGACATGGTGCTGACGCGGCCGGTGACGGAGGACGAGATGAACGACATGGCGCTGCTGAGCGGCTGCATCTCCGGCTCGCTGCCCGACACCGAGTACGCGGACACGGTCCGGCGGGCGGGGTTTGCAGAGGTCACCCTGGAGGGCTCGCCGCCCGGTGGCGACGGGTGGGACGGGCAGTTCTGGTACAGCGCGACCATTTCCGGCGTGAAGCGGCAGGCCTGA
- a CDS encoding acylphosphatase: MTEDGPERLYALVRGRVQGVYFRAFVQRHAASLGLHGWARNLSDGSTVEVVAEGPRASLDALLEQLRKGPPSSRVDVVEESWQAAEGLDGPFRVR, encoded by the coding sequence ATGACGGAGGATGGCCCCGAACGGCTATACGCGCTGGTGCGGGGCCGTGTACAGGGGGTGTACTTCCGGGCATTCGTGCAACGGCACGCGGCGTCGCTGGGACTGCACGGCTGGGCGCGCAATCTGTCGGACGGCTCGACCGTCGAGGTGGTGGCCGAGGGGCCGCGAGCGTCGTTGGACGCGCTGCTTGAGCAGCTCCGCAAAGGGCCGCCTAGCTCGCGGGTGGATGTCGTGGAGGAGAGCTGGCAGGCGGCCGAGGGGCTGGACGGGCCGTTTCGGGTACGCTGA
- a CDS encoding non-heme iron oxygenase ferredoxin subunit: protein MADFEAVLKVSDLPPGEVAKVEVGLTPVIVGNVNGSYFAVGNTCPHAELPMIEDRGELDGEVVECEYHGSQFDVTTGGVVNGPAVLPVQQFAVKVEGDDILVGPA from the coding sequence ATGGCGGACTTTGAAGCGGTCTTGAAGGTTTCCGACCTGCCACCGGGCGAGGTTGCCAAGGTGGAGGTGGGCCTGACTCCCGTGATTGTCGGTAACGTGAACGGCAGCTACTTCGCGGTGGGCAACACCTGCCCGCACGCCGAGTTGCCCATGATCGAGGACCGCGGCGAGCTGGACGGCGAAGTGGTGGAGTGCGAGTACCACGGCAGCCAGTTCGACGTGACCACAGGCGGCGTCGTCAATGGGCCAGCCGTGCTGCCGGTTCAGCAGTTCGCGGTCAAGGTTGAGGGGGACGACATCCTAGTCGGGCCGGCATAG
- a CDS encoding carboxymuconolactone decarboxylase family protein — translation MPWIKIIRPEEAEGELKEVYRKLAAQRAGEAINQAREATTSPPATPPMLHSLNPKAMWHTAELMWEVMRGESRLSTAQREMIATVTSATLNCRF, via the coding sequence ATGCCGTGGATCAAGATCATCCGACCGGAAGAGGCGGAAGGGGAGTTGAAGGAGGTCTATCGCAAGCTGGCGGCGCAACGGGCGGGCGAGGCCATCAACCAGGCGCGGGAGGCCACGACCAGCCCGCCAGCCACGCCGCCGATGCTGCACAGCCTGAACCCGAAGGCGATGTGGCACACGGCCGAGCTGATGTGGGAGGTCATGCGCGGCGAGTCGCGGCTCTCGACGGCGCAGCGGGAGATGATCGCGACGGTGACCTCGGCGACGCTCAACTGCCGGTTCTGA
- a CDS encoding antibiotic biosynthesis monooxygenase, whose amino-acid sequence MAIWMNIFMEAVEGRGDELAASYAGRCPGIRQEPGCINFSFYRNVENPNQFILHEEWENEAALDAHRILVQQQGVDISHLRKGTGHREYVSII is encoded by the coding sequence GTGGCAATCTGGATGAACATCTTCATGGAAGCCGTCGAAGGACGCGGCGACGAGTTGGCCGCGAGCTATGCGGGCCGCTGCCCCGGCATCCGGCAGGAGCCCGGCTGCATCAACTTCTCCTTCTACCGCAACGTCGAGAACCCAAACCAGTTCATCCTCCACGAGGAGTGGGAAAACGAGGCCGCCCTCGACGCCCACCGCATCCTCGTTCAGCAGCAGGGCGTTGACATCTCCCACCTCCGCAAGGGCACTGGGCATCGCGAGTACGTCAGCATCATCTAG
- a CDS encoding amidohydrolase family protein, producing MAWNGWTVVDMDSHVREEPAKIYGDYIDADYRDKFARMKHALDSNAEKGVGAAIASSRYAVVAPIVSDNPMGDHDGFGSVGREFILQHTGGRRNFGRPERGELRPIDQSVSWDYKARLQGMDDSYVDIDVIFPTHVSSYCALHDVGFESALYRAYHRWVHDFSAQAPDRLKWTVVASMRDPLEACEEVRRWSEDKTMVGIYMPPNGPNNMLLDDPALMPIYQVAQDLDLPILIHGGTARPPYQPGTFDLQGTWFLQHGLSNPWAGMASMGALVGGAVLSRFPRLRVAVVETAAGWLPSVLDRFDAHYIMSPGHVPLLKQMPSEIVRKSGQYFHGIDTWESTLDYVVDRVGEDVLLFASDWPHGDTAWPEAVNQVVEWEGISDTAKRKILGENALRLCNRITV from the coding sequence ATGGCCTGGAACGGCTGGACCGTCGTCGACATGGACTCCCACGTGCGGGAAGAGCCCGCCAAGATCTACGGCGACTACATCGACGCCGACTACCGTGACAAGTTCGCCCGGATGAAGCACGCGCTGGACTCCAACGCCGAGAAGGGCGTCGGCGCCGCCATCGCGTCCAGCCGCTACGCCGTCGTCGCCCCCATCGTCTCCGACAACCCCATGGGCGACCATGACGGCTTCGGCAGCGTCGGCCGCGAGTTCATCCTGCAGCACACCGGCGGCCGCCGGAACTTCGGCCGTCCGGAGCGCGGCGAGCTCCGCCCCATCGACCAGTCCGTCAGCTGGGACTACAAGGCCCGCCTCCAGGGCATGGACGACTCCTACGTCGACATCGACGTCATCTTCCCCACACACGTGTCCAGCTACTGCGCCCTCCACGACGTCGGCTTCGAGAGCGCCCTCTACCGCGCCTACCACCGCTGGGTCCACGACTTCTCCGCGCAGGCCCCGGACAGGCTGAAGTGGACGGTCGTCGCCAGCATGCGCGACCCCCTCGAGGCATGTGAGGAGGTCCGCCGCTGGTCAGAGGACAAGACCATGGTCGGCATCTACATGCCCCCTAACGGCCCCAACAATATGCTCCTTGACGACCCGGCGCTGATGCCCATCTACCAGGTGGCGCAGGACCTGGACCTGCCCATCCTCATCCACGGCGGCACGGCTCGCCCGCCCTACCAGCCCGGCACCTTCGACCTGCAGGGCACGTGGTTCCTGCAGCACGGCCTCTCCAACCCCTGGGCCGGCATGGCCTCGATGGGCGCCCTGGTCGGCGGCGCCGTCCTCAGCCGCTTCCCCCGCCTCCGCGTCGCGGTGGTCGAGACAGCGGCCGGCTGGCTCCCGTCCGTGCTGGACCGCTTCGACGCCCACTACATCATGTCGCCCGGCCACGTGCCCCTGCTCAAGCAGATGCCCAGTGAGATCGTCCGCAAGAGCGGCCAGTACTTCCACGGCATCGACACCTGGGAGTCGACGCTCGACTACGTCGTCGACCGTGTCGGAGAGGACGTCCTGCTCTTCGCCTCCGACTGGCCCCACGGCGACACGGCGTGGCCCGAGGCCGTCAACCAGGTCGTCGAGTGGGAGGGCATCAGCGACACCGCCAAGCGCA